Proteins from a single region of Crassaminicella profunda:
- the tilS gene encoding tRNA lysidine(34) synthetase TilS, protein MLKKFLKTVKKHNMFKKGDGIIIGVSGGPDSMALLHLLYRIREEYELNLYVVHLNHQFRGKEANEDAEYVRRFCENIGVEAFIFSENVTLYSKKKGITFEEAGREIRYGLFNEIMKKKNANKIAVAQNMDDQAETVLMRLMRGTGLEGLSAIDYVRDGKIIRPVLDITRVEIEAYCHRHDLNPRIDKTNLEAVYTRNRIRLELIPYIEKHFNRNIKQVLSRTTNLIREDKDFVNIAVEKVYNRIVEKVNLEVKIHKEAFEEHHSAIKKRILRKAILEIQGDLKDVQNKHIEKVLNLIKHGQVGGSIDLPRDLYAVLDYNHIVIRKGKRKIERNDFEYNINIGETLNIKELDAILEAVVMEHKELENLSKEKNKKYFDFDKIKNKMILRNRKNGDRFTPFGMEGSKKLKDFFIDEKISREERNQIPLVCDGEKIIWVIGHRMSEKYKVQKDTKMVLVLTYRNN, encoded by the coding sequence ATGCTTAAGAAATTTCTAAAGACTGTAAAAAAGCATAATATGTTTAAAAAAGGAGATGGAATTATAATAGGGGTTTCAGGAGGACCTGATTCTATGGCTCTTTTACATCTTTTATACAGAATTAGAGAAGAATATGAGTTAAACCTTTATGTAGTTCATCTAAATCATCAATTTAGGGGAAAAGAAGCAAATGAGGATGCAGAGTATGTAAGAAGATTTTGTGAAAATATAGGAGTAGAAGCTTTTATATTTAGCGAAAATGTAACTTTGTATAGCAAAAAAAAGGGGATTACTTTTGAAGAGGCAGGGAGAGAAATAAGGTATGGATTGTTTAATGAAATAATGAAAAAAAAGAATGCTAATAAAATTGCTGTTGCCCAAAATATGGATGACCAAGCAGAAACAGTATTAATGAGGTTGATGAGAGGAACTGGACTTGAAGGATTGAGTGCCATTGATTATGTGAGAGATGGAAAAATCATAAGACCTGTGTTAGATATTACAAGAGTAGAAATAGAAGCGTATTGTCATCGACATGATTTAAATCCAAGAATTGATAAAACTAATTTAGAAGCAGTATACACGAGGAATCGTATAAGATTAGAACTGATTCCATACATAGAAAAGCATTTTAATAGGAATATTAAACAAGTCTTATCGAGAACTACAAATCTTATAAGAGAAGATAAAGATTTTGTAAATATTGCTGTAGAAAAAGTGTATAATCGTATTGTGGAAAAAGTAAATTTAGAGGTTAAAATTCATAAAGAAGCTTTTGAAGAGCATCATTCTGCTATTAAAAAGAGAATATTACGCAAAGCAATACTTGAAATTCAAGGAGATTTAAAAGACGTACAAAACAAGCATATAGAAAAAGTATTGAATTTAATAAAACATGGTCAAGTAGGAGGGTCCATCGATTTACCAAGAGACCTTTATGCAGTTTTGGATTATAATCATATTGTTATTAGAAAAGGAAAAAGAAAAATAGAAAGAAATGATTTTGAATACAATATAAATATTGGTGAAACATTAAATATTAAAGAATTAGATGCTATCTTAGAAGCTGTGGTAATGGAACATAAAGAGTTAGAGAATCTATCCAAAGAAAAAAACAAGAAATATTTTGATTTTGATAAGATAAAAAACAAGATGATCCTTAGAAATAGAAAAAATGGTGATCGTTTTACACCTTTCGGAATGGAAGGAAGTAAAAAGCTAAAGGACTTTTTTATTGATGAAAAAATATCTCGAGAAGAGAGAAATCAGATTCCACTTGTATGTGATGGAGAAAAAATCATATGGGTAATTGGACATAGGATGAGTGAAAAATATAAAGTACAAAAGGATACAAAGATGGTATTGGTATTGACGTATAGGAATAACTAA
- a CDS encoding protein kinase domain-containing protein: MIDKELYPGFILKGKWNNNQYKILNLLGKGGIGQVYKIEDVKSNERWALKISREMQSITKEYDMLNRFSHIGLVPKVKEIDDFSYGNNKLYYIVMEYIEGKNLKEYIKRKPVNIKASIGITLLIGKTFLILHKNHFIFGDLKLENLMIDTKNNLIKIIDLGGVTPVGSSVKEFTPLYDRASWNMGLRRADEKYDLFSLSMLLSTLLLRKNFIPGKVSVDQLIKKLKDMHISLKLVSLIHRGLTQKNSSFEEFLIELEGIYIKETYQRGRVTLDKQNFAVNVFFVGSILLFIGIMVQYL, translated from the coding sequence ATGATTGATAAAGAGCTATATCCAGGATTTATATTGAAGGGAAAGTGGAATAATAATCAATATAAAATTTTGAATTTATTAGGAAAAGGCGGAATTGGGCAAGTTTATAAGATTGAAGATGTAAAAAGCAATGAACGATGGGCATTGAAAATAAGCAGAGAAATGCAGAGCATTACAAAAGAATATGACATGCTCAATCGATTTTCTCATATTGGGCTTGTCCCTAAGGTAAAAGAAATAGACGATTTTTCTTATGGAAACAATAAATTATACTATATAGTTATGGAATATATAGAGGGAAAGAATTTAAAAGAGTATATAAAAAGAAAACCTGTGAATATAAAAGCTTCTATAGGTATTACTCTTCTTATTGGAAAGACTTTTCTAATATTACATAAGAATCATTTTATCTTTGGAGATTTGAAATTAGAAAATTTAATGATTGATACAAAAAATAATCTAATAAAAATCATTGATTTGGGAGGAGTTACCCCTGTTGGGTCTTCAGTGAAAGAATTTACACCTTTATATGATCGGGCAAGCTGGAATATGGGGCTTAGACGAGCCGATGAAAAATATGATTTGTTTAGTTTAAGTATGCTTCTTAGTACTCTTTTACTAAGGAAAAATTTTATTCCAGGAAAAGTATCTGTGGATCAATTGATAAAGAAACTAAAAGATATGCACATTTCTTTGAAATTAGTTAGTTTAATCCACAGGGGACTTACACAAAAGAATAGTTCTTTTGAAGAATTTTTAATAGAGTTAGAGGGTATATATATAAAAGAAACCTATCAACGAGGAAGGGTTACATTGGATAAACAAAATTTTGCGGTTAATGTGTTCTTTGTAGGGAGCATATTACTATTTATAGGAATAATGGTGCAATACTTATGA
- a CDS encoding vWA domain-containing protein: protein MEVRQIILVTDGKSNIGGNPVTVAMEAKRENIVVNAIGIMDKSCCDDDSLCEVEKIAQAGGGVWENTMIQNLGQTMHMVTQKTVNKTIETIVGKQLKEIVGGDLSDIPPKVRSKVIDYMDQLGEEVSMKCCILMDCSGSMKNKISTARQSIIELMNSLNGRKGKSEVAVIAYPGENGEFTALISDFTQNIKELKEKIFGLKTGGTTPTAAAINRGISLMKGEKDEELEDMILNSEPLLNKSMV from the coding sequence ATGGAGGTTAGACAAATTATTTTAGTTACGGATGGAAAATCCAATATAGGAGGGAATCCTGTAACGGTAGCAATGGAAGCAAAAAGAGAGAATATAGTTGTGAATGCTATTGGGATTATGGATAAGAGTTGTTGTGATGATGATTCTCTTTGTGAAGTAGAAAAAATTGCACAGGCTGGCGGTGGTGTATGGGAAAATACAATGATTCAAAATTTAGGGCAGACCATGCATATGGTTACGCAAAAGACAGTAAATAAAACCATTGAAACCATTGTAGGAAAGCAGTTAAAAGAAATAGTAGGGGGGGATCTTTCTGATATTCCACCTAAGGTAAGAAGTAAAGTGATTGATTATATGGATCAGCTTGGAGAAGAAGTGAGTATGAAGTGTTGTATTTTAATGGATTGTAGTGGAAGCATGAAAAATAAGATAAGTACTGCAAGACAAAGCATTATAGAGCTAATGAATTCTCTAAATGGAAGAAAAGGGAAGAGTGAAGTGGCAGTCATTGCGTATCCTGGGGAAAATGGAGAATTTACAGCTTTGATTAGTGATTTTACACAAAACATAAAAGAATTAAAAGAGAAAATATTTGGATTAAAGACAGGTGGTACAACTCCTACAGCAGCAGCAATTAATAGAGGCATTTCTTTGATGAAAGGCGAAAAGGACGAAGAACTAGAAGACATGATCTTAAATAGTGAACCCTTATTAAACAAGAGCATGGTATAG
- the ftsH gene encoding ATP-dependent zinc metalloprotease FtsH, with the protein MVELKDVKFKKNALKGGLWLKKFFRGASFYILIFIIIISIVHFYGQPAQDKLNLSVSEFINQLQKQNVQEITIVENAIVGKLKNDQEFKTYIPPVVRSEVLTEKYILPQMESGKLIVKGEPPAKTPWFFEILPSIFMVLIFVVFWFVFMQQSQGGGSRVMSFGKSKAKLHKEDERKKVTFDDVAGLDEEKEELQEVVDFLKNPKKYMELGARIPTGILMVGPPGTGKTYLSRATAGEAGVPFFSISGSDFVEMFVGVGASRVRDLFEQAKKNSPCIVFIDEIDAVGRKRGAGLGGGHDEREQTLNQLLVEMDGFGVNEGIIIIAATNRPDILDPALLRPGRFDRQVMVGVPDIKGREEILKVHSKNKPLAEDVDLKVLARRTPGFTPADIENLMNEAALLSARKNDKKINMHTIEEAITKVIAGPEKRSRVVSEKDRKLTAFHEAGHAVVARMLPNTDPVHQVTIIPRGRAGGFTMILPKEEKSYATKTEMEEQIVHLLGGRVAEKLVLNDISTGASNDLERATNIAKAMVTKYGMSDNLGPIAYSSDDEVFLGRDFSTKRNYSEEIASKIDKEIREIMDEGYEKAETLLKENMDKLHLVANTLLEVETLNAEDFEKLFTEEQNNIDLEKVDDTQNDVIDLDKE; encoded by the coding sequence ATGGTAGAATTAAAAGATGTTAAATTCAAGAAAAACGCTTTGAAAGGAGGGCTTTGGTTGAAGAAATTTTTTAGGGGAGCTAGCTTCTATATACTAATATTCATTATTATCATTTCCATTGTACACTTCTATGGACAGCCAGCACAAGATAAATTGAATTTGTCAGTCTCAGAATTTATCAACCAATTACAAAAGCAAAATGTGCAAGAAATTACAATAGTAGAGAATGCTATTGTGGGAAAATTGAAAAATGATCAAGAATTTAAAACATATATACCACCTGTGGTTCGTTCTGAAGTATTAACAGAAAAATATATACTTCCTCAAATGGAAAGTGGAAAGTTGATTGTTAAGGGAGAACCACCAGCAAAGACACCATGGTTCTTTGAGATCTTACCTTCTATATTTATGGTTTTGATTTTTGTTGTATTTTGGTTTGTATTTATGCAGCAGTCCCAAGGGGGAGGCAGCAGAGTCATGTCTTTTGGGAAGAGTAAAGCAAAGCTGCATAAAGAAGATGAGAGAAAAAAAGTTACCTTTGATGATGTAGCAGGACTTGATGAAGAAAAAGAAGAACTGCAAGAAGTTGTTGACTTCCTAAAGAATCCTAAAAAATACATGGAATTAGGAGCAAGAATTCCAACGGGTATTTTAATGGTGGGACCTCCAGGAACAGGAAAAACCTATCTTTCTCGTGCCACTGCAGGAGAAGCAGGTGTACCATTTTTTAGTATAAGTGGTTCTGATTTTGTTGAAATGTTTGTTGGGGTCGGTGCATCACGTGTTCGTGACCTTTTTGAACAAGCAAAGAAAAATTCCCCATGCATTGTGTTTATAGATGAAATCGATGCAGTTGGAAGGAAAAGAGGAGCAGGTCTTGGTGGAGGGCATGATGAAAGAGAGCAAACCCTAAACCAATTGCTTGTAGAAATGGATGGGTTCGGCGTTAATGAGGGAATTATTATTATTGCTGCAACCAATAGACCAGATATCCTAGATCCTGCGTTACTTCGTCCAGGTAGGTTTGATAGACAGGTAATGGTAGGGGTTCCTGATATTAAAGGAAGAGAAGAAATATTAAAAGTACATTCAAAAAATAAGCCACTAGCTGAAGATGTAGATCTAAAGGTTTTAGCTAGAAGAACACCTGGCTTTACTCCAGCAGATATTGAAAATTTAATGAATGAAGCAGCGCTTTTATCTGCTAGAAAGAATGATAAAAAAATAAACATGCATACAATAGAAGAAGCAATCACAAAAGTTATTGCAGGACCAGAAAAGCGAAGTAGAGTTGTGAGTGAAAAGGATAGAAAGCTTACAGCATTCCATGAAGCAGGTCATGCAGTTGTAGCAAGAATGCTTCCAAATACAGATCCAGTACATCAAGTGACGATTATTCCTAGAGGTAGAGCAGGTGGATTTACTATGATCTTACCAAAGGAAGAGAAAAGCTATGCCACAAAGACAGAGATGGAAGAACAAATTGTACATCTTTTAGGCGGTAGAGTTGCTGAAAAATTAGTATTAAATGATATTAGTACAGGTGCTAGTAACGATTTAGAAAGAGCTACAAATATTGCAAAAGCCATGGTTACAAAATATGGAATGAGCGATAATTTAGGGCCTATTGCTTATAGTTCAGATGATGAAGTATTCTTAGGGAGAGATTTCTCAACAAAGAGAAATTATTCTGAAGAAATTGCTTCTAAAATCGATAAGGAAATAAGAGAGATTATGGATGAAGGCTATGAAAAAGCGGAGACATTATTAAAAGAAAATATGGATAAGCTTCATCTTGTAGCCAATACACTTCTTGAAGTCGAGACATTGAATGCTGAAGACTTTGAAAAGTTATTTACAGAAGAGCAAAATAATATTGATTTAGAAAAAGTAGATGATACGCAAAACGATGTAATTGATTTAGATAAAGAATAA
- a CDS encoding Ppx/GppA phosphatase family protein: MLNLGAIDIGTNSMRMIIAKIENGIIVKSSKLLNTTRMGENVDQTGSLSNGAMDRNIDALKEFMQIARKEKIKELPIIATSAVRDAKNKDTFIKRVKEEVDVSVEVIDGQREAELGFMGVLRGLKKYDENILVIDIGGGSTEFIFGNEKGIKHLISINIGAVRMTEKFVTTDPVAKKEVENMENTIDEIIKETIDYLCKFKIDKVIGIGGTVTTIAAVSKKMKVYDKDKIHHTNLSHEKVKMILCEFLSLNLEDRKQIDGLQPKRADIIIAGTIILDRILKGLHMEHITISEYDNLEGLIFEQIALKL, translated from the coding sequence ATGTTAAATTTAGGTGCTATTGACATTGGAACAAATTCAATGCGCATGATCATTGCTAAAATAGAGAATGGAATCATTGTAAAAAGCAGTAAACTTTTAAATACAACAAGAATGGGAGAAAATGTTGATCAAACAGGCAGCTTATCAAATGGTGCAATGGATAGAAATATTGATGCCCTAAAGGAGTTCATGCAGATTGCACGAAAAGAAAAAATAAAAGAACTCCCTATTATTGCAACGAGTGCAGTAAGAGATGCAAAAAATAAAGATACTTTTATAAAAAGAGTAAAAGAAGAAGTAGATGTATCTGTGGAAGTTATTGATGGTCAAAGGGAAGCAGAATTAGGATTTATGGGAGTTTTAAGGGGACTTAAAAAATATGATGAAAATATTTTAGTCATAGATATTGGTGGAGGAAGTACAGAATTTATTTTTGGAAATGAAAAAGGAATCAAACATCTAATAAGCATCAATATTGGAGCTGTAAGAATGACAGAGAAATTTGTAACGACAGATCCTGTTGCTAAAAAAGAAGTAGAAAATATGGAAAATACAATTGATGAGATCATCAAAGAGACCATTGATTATTTATGTAAATTTAAAATTGATAAAGTAATAGGAATAGGAGGTACAGTTACCACTATTGCTGCTGTATCGAAAAAGATGAAAGTTTATGACAAAGATAAGATTCATCATACAAACCTTAGTCATGAAAAAGTAAAAATGATTCTTTGTGAGTTTTTATCATTAAATTTAGAGGATAGAAAACAAATAGATGGACTTCAGCCAAAAAGAGCCGATATTATCATAGCAGGAACGATTATTTTAGACAGAATACTAAAAGGTCTTCATATGGAGCATATAACCATTAGTGAATATGATAACTTAGAAGGATTGATTTTTGAACAAATAGCGTTAAAATTATAA
- a CDS encoding NAD(P)-dependent malic enzyme — MDYNKLALTMHKENKGKISVTSKVSLENKDDLSTAYTPGVAEPCREIHKDKETVYTYTSKGNMVAVVSDGTAVLGLGDIGAHAAIPVMEGKAVLFKSFADVDAFPICLNSKDTDEIVKTIKLIEPMFGGINLEDISAPRCFEIEERLKKELDIPVFHDDQHGTAIVVLAGLINGLKLADKALESAKVVINGAGSAGIAITKLLLTAGIKEIVLCDKEGAIFEGAKGLNPAQEKIAKVTNLKKQKGCLADIMKNKDVFIGVSAPNIVTKEMIASMNERAIVFAMANPIPEIMPEDAKQAGAFIVGSGRSDYPNQINNVLAFPGIFRGALDIRAKQITENMKVKASFAIANVLRKEELREDKIIPSPFNKEVSKVVAQAVMKAAKEDGVART, encoded by the coding sequence ATTGATTATAATAAGTTGGCACTTACTATGCACAAAGAAAATAAAGGAAAAATTTCAGTTACGAGTAAAGTATCTTTAGAAAATAAAGATGATTTGTCTACAGCATATACGCCTGGTGTAGCAGAGCCCTGTAGAGAAATCCATAAAGATAAAGAAACAGTTTATACATATACTTCTAAGGGAAATATGGTAGCCGTAGTGAGCGATGGAACAGCAGTTCTTGGTCTTGGAGATATAGGAGCTCATGCAGCTATTCCTGTTATGGAAGGAAAGGCTGTGCTTTTTAAGAGCTTTGCAGATGTAGATGCTTTTCCTATATGCTTAAATAGCAAAGATACGGATGAAATTGTAAAAACCATTAAACTAATCGAGCCTATGTTTGGTGGAATCAATCTCGAGGATATTTCAGCTCCTAGATGCTTTGAGATAGAAGAAAGATTAAAAAAAGAATTAGATATTCCTGTTTTTCATGATGATCAGCATGGAACGGCTATTGTGGTATTAGCAGGACTTATTAATGGGTTAAAGTTAGCAGATAAAGCACTTGAAAGTGCGAAAGTAGTGATCAATGGGGCTGGATCAGCAGGAATTGCTATTACAAAACTATTGTTAACTGCAGGGATTAAGGAGATTGTTCTTTGTGACAAAGAGGGAGCAATATTTGAAGGTGCAAAAGGATTAAATCCAGCACAAGAGAAAATAGCAAAAGTGACAAATCTAAAAAAGCAAAAGGGATGTCTTGCAGATATCATGAAAAACAAAGATGTTTTTATAGGTGTTTCAGCACCGAATATTGTAACAAAAGAAATGATAGCATCTATGAATGAAAGAGCTATTGTATTTGCTATGGCAAATCCTATTCCTGAAATAATGCCAGAAGATGCAAAACAGGCAGGTGCGTTTATTGTAGGAAGCGGCAGATCGGATTATCCTAATCAAATTAACAATGTATTGGCATTTCCAGGGATATTTAGAGGAGCTCTTGATATACGGGCAAAACAGATTACAGAAAATATGAAGGTAAAGGCTAGCTTTGCCATTGCAAATGTTTTAAGGAAAGAGGAATTAAGGGAAGATAAAATTATTCCGAGTCCATTTAATAAAGAAGTTTCAAAGGTAGTAGCTCAAGCTGTTATGAAAGCTGCTAAGGAAGATGGTGTAGCAAGAACCTAA
- the spoIIE gene encoding stage II sporulation protein E has translation MLDKINIIPYKREYNGQAHAYVTERRKLGSFLSKNTAVLLMISLLLGRANILEGLAPFGIAFYISLLVRDRKYSYMGLFVLLGMFTADVNTAKYSIALALSFIVFGVIRDKIRFKTLPTAAVASLVMFISGIIYMLATELYVYDVVMEGFESVVVFVFIYILSYAVPMIIQRANRKILSNEELICIAIVSAVMVSGLSNIVVGTFRIKNIFGILLTLVFAYNGGASIGASVGITIGIITSMSSIGTPTVISIYGFSGLLAGIFKDLGKKGSVIGMILGNAILTFYINGSTEVLVQLEEIIASSVIFMIMPKAMMQYMEKFVNANEHEIDQTRSERIKKMVHGRLKEYAKAFGELAVTYGNIAEKNRMIDQNDMANIVDEVAEKVCTNCGMCRSCWHNNFYGTYNDIVDVIAYLESYGKIKSEKIPQVLKKRCIKINSLIDAIESRFEVYKVHYEWQRKLFESRQLVAEQFEGVSHIIDDLSKGINTKIDFRTEVEDDLYVAFDKEGIPIDKITVLEKENEKFEIAIEKRCCFDRKQCDTRITPIVSKVIGREVVRKPKVCKADEDTGNCSFTLIEAEKYRVTTGFSRVSKDDRGICGDSYSFIDLADGKYMMALSDGMGSGERAAKESQATISVLEHLMEAGFEKDVAIKTINSILVLKSSEETFSTMDLSILDLYTGKVEFVKIGAASSFIKRANGEVEAIRSTSLPIGILNNIDIESFGQRLNNGDFVVMMSDGVLDADTAIDEKEKWVMAALKKLSSKNPQSIADDLLDMAIKKYGNKIKDDMTVMVSKIWERR, from the coding sequence ATGTTAGATAAAATAAATATTATCCCTTATAAAAGAGAATATAATGGACAAGCACATGCTTATGTAACAGAAAGGAGAAAGTTAGGAAGCTTTTTATCTAAAAATACGGCTGTACTTTTGATGATATCTTTGTTATTGGGGAGGGCAAATATTTTAGAGGGTTTAGCTCCCTTTGGAATAGCCTTTTACATATCTTTATTAGTTAGAGATAGAAAATATTCATATATGGGATTATTTGTATTGTTAGGAATGTTTACGGCAGATGTGAATACAGCAAAGTATAGTATTGCTTTGGCATTATCTTTTATTGTATTTGGAGTTATAAGGGACAAAATACGATTTAAAACTTTACCTACAGCAGCTGTAGCAAGTTTAGTGATGTTTATATCAGGAATCATTTATATGTTAGCTACAGAACTTTATGTATATGATGTAGTGATGGAGGGGTTTGAATCAGTTGTTGTTTTTGTATTTATTTATATACTATCTTATGCAGTACCAATGATTATACAGAGAGCAAATAGAAAAATCTTATCAAATGAAGAATTAATATGTATAGCCATAGTATCAGCAGTTATGGTATCGGGCTTATCTAATATTGTTGTAGGGACCTTTAGAATAAAGAATATATTTGGCATATTGTTAACGTTAGTATTTGCTTATAATGGAGGGGCGAGTATTGGGGCAAGTGTGGGAATAACCATTGGTATTATTACAAGCATGTCAAGTATTGGAACACCTACTGTTATTAGTATATATGGTTTTTCAGGATTGCTTGCTGGTATATTTAAAGATTTGGGTAAAAAAGGGTCTGTTATAGGAATGATCCTTGGAAATGCAATCCTTACTTTCTATATTAATGGGTCTACAGAGGTTTTAGTACAGCTTGAAGAAATTATAGCAAGTTCTGTTATTTTTATGATTATGCCAAAAGCTATGATGCAATATATGGAAAAGTTTGTAAATGCTAATGAACATGAAATAGATCAAACACGTAGTGAAAGAATTAAGAAAATGGTACATGGTAGGTTAAAGGAATATGCAAAAGCTTTTGGTGAGCTAGCTGTAACTTATGGAAATATTGCAGAGAAAAATAGAATGATCGACCAAAATGATATGGCCAATATAGTGGATGAGGTTGCAGAAAAAGTATGTACAAACTGTGGTATGTGCAGAAGCTGTTGGCATAATAATTTTTATGGAACCTATAATGATATTGTTGATGTAATTGCATATTTAGAGTCTTATGGAAAAATAAAATCAGAAAAGATTCCTCAAGTACTGAAAAAAAGATGTATTAAGATCAATAGTTTAATAGATGCCATAGAGAGTCGTTTTGAAGTGTATAAGGTGCATTACGAATGGCAGAGAAAGCTATTTGAAAGTAGACAATTGGTAGCTGAACAATTTGAAGGGGTATCACATATTATTGATGATTTATCCAAGGGAATAAATACGAAGATAGATTTTAGAACAGAAGTTGAAGATGATTTGTATGTGGCTTTTGATAAGGAAGGAATACCTATTGATAAAATTACAGTACTCGAGAAGGAAAATGAGAAATTTGAGATCGCAATAGAAAAAAGATGTTGTTTTGATCGAAAGCAATGCGACACACGAATAACGCCTATCGTTTCTAAGGTAATAGGGAGAGAAGTTGTTAGAAAACCAAAGGTTTGCAAAGCTGATGAAGATACAGGGAATTGTTCATTTACATTGATTGAAGCAGAAAAATATAGAGTGACAACAGGGTTTTCACGGGTATCAAAGGATGATAGAGGAATTTGTGGAGATAGCTATTCTTTTATTGATTTAGCCGATGGCAAATACATGATGGCTTTAAGTGATGGAATGGGATCAGGAGAAAGAGCAGCAAAAGAAAGTCAAGCGACTATATCCGTATTAGAACACTTAATGGAAGCTGGATTTGAAAAGGATGTGGCCATAAAAACAATCAATTCTATACTTGTTTTAAAATCTTCTGAGGAAACATTCTCAACAATGGATTTGTCTATTCTAGATTTATATACAGGGAAAGTAGAATTTGTAAAGATTGGCGCAGCATCTAGCTTTATTAAAAGAGCAAATGGAGAAGTAGAAGCAATAAGATCTACATCTCTTCCAATAGGAATTCTTAATAATATAGATATTGAAAGTTTTGGACAAAGATTAAATAATGGGGATTTTGTAGTGATGATGTCTGATGGTGTATTAGATGCAGATACAGCTATAGATGAAAAAGAAAAATGGGTGATGGCTGCTCTTAAAAAATTAAGTAGCAAAAATCCTCAAAGTATTGCAGATGATCTTTTAGATATGGCTATAAAAAAATATGGAAATAAGATAAAGGATGATATGACGGTGATGGTCTCAAAAATATGGGAGAGAAGATAA
- a CDS encoding fumarate hydratase, with product MRRIDVKEIENTVRNLCIKANLYLGEDVIKAFEQAEKKEASPVGKEIIKNLIKNAEIAKNEEMPICQDTGMAVFFIEVGQEVQLVGGNISEAINEGVRRGYKDGYLRKSVVKDPLIRENTKDNTPAIIYYDMVPGENIKITFAPKGFGSENMSKTKMLKPSDGVNGVIDFVTKTVMDAGPNPCPPIVVGVGIGGTIDKAAVLAKKSLTRPIGSHNEKEHLREIEEMLLRKINNLGIGPQGLGGNTTALAVHVESFPTHIAGLPVAVNINCHAARHEEIIL from the coding sequence ATGCGAAGAATAGATGTAAAAGAGATTGAAAATACGGTAAGAAATCTATGTATAAAAGCAAACCTTTATTTAGGAGAAGATGTGATTAAAGCTTTTGAACAAGCAGAAAAAAAGGAAGCTTCTCCTGTTGGAAAAGAAATCATAAAGAATTTAATAAAAAATGCTGAAATTGCTAAAAATGAAGAAATGCCCATTTGTCAGGATACAGGAATGGCTGTATTTTTTATTGAAGTTGGACAAGAAGTACAATTAGTTGGAGGAAATATTAGTGAAGCCATTAATGAAGGAGTAAGAAGAGGTTATAAAGATGGATATTTAAGAAAATCAGTAGTAAAAGATCCTTTGATAAGAGAAAATACGAAAGATAATACGCCAGCTATTATATATTATGATATGGTACCAGGAGAAAATATAAAAATTACTTTTGCGCCAAAGGGTTTTGGAAGTGAAAATATGAGCAAAACAAAAATGCTAAAGCCTTCCGATGGTGTGAATGGGGTTATAGATTTTGTTACAAAAACAGTAATGGATGCAGGGCCGAATCCATGTCCTCCTATTGTTGTAGGGGTTGGCATTGGAGGAACAATAGATAAAGCAGCAGTTCTTGCAAAAAAATCACTAACAAGACCTATAGGGTCTCATAATGAAAAAGAACATTTAAGAGAAATAGAAGAAATGCTACTAAGAAAAATAAATAATTTAGGGATCGGACCTCAGGGACTAGGAGGAAATACAACAGCTTTAGCTGTGCATGTAGAAAGTTTTCCAACCCATATAGCAGGACTTCCTGTGGCTGTAAATATAAATTGTCATGCGGCAAGACATGAAGAAATAATTCTATAG
- a CDS encoding Fe-S-containing hydro-lyase, whose translation MTIKKITTPLTKEKVENLKAGDTVYISGTIYTGRDAAHARLIDTINKGEELPFEVKDAIIYYVGPTPAKPGKPIGSAGPTTSYRMDDLTVPLLEKGLTGMIGKGLRNQKVIDGMKREGAVYFAAIGGAAALIADSIKKAKIIAYEDLGPEAVRKLEVEDFPAIVVIDHEGNNLYETEREKYAKSEEDK comes from the coding sequence ATGACTATAAAAAAAATAACTACACCTTTAACAAAAGAGAAGGTAGAAAATCTTAAAGCAGGGGATACGGTCTATATATCAGGAACCATTTATACAGGAAGAGATGCGGCTCATGCAAGATTAATAGATACGATCAATAAAGGAGAAGAACTTCCATTTGAAGTAAAAGATGCTATTATTTATTATGTAGGACCAACTCCTGCAAAGCCAGGAAAACCTATTGGTTCTGCTGGACCTACTACTAGTTATCGTATGGATGATTTAACGGTACCACTCCTTGAAAAAGGGCTAACTGGAATGATTGGGAAAGGATTAAGGAATCAAAAGGTAATAGATGGAATGAAAAGAGAAGGAGCCGTATATTTTGCTGCAATTGGGGGAGCAGCAGCCCTCATTGCTGATTCTATTAAAAAAGCTAAAATCATTGCTTATGAAGATTTAGGACCAGAGGCTGTTAGGAAATTAGAAGTAGAAGACTTTCCTGCCATCGTTGTTATTGATCATGAGGGCAATAACCTTTATGAGACAGAAAGAGAAAAATATGCAAAATCAGAGGAGGACAAATAA